In a genomic window of Roseiflexus castenholzii DSM 13941:
- a CDS encoding glycoside hydrolase 5 family protein — translation MVRFLRFFVAIVLLDALAAALPAAAQQEPLPERPGDRTVGDMFPTTLPVDAPDSGMLTGIQAVSQVYLPLISMPAPPNPFGFDVRTYAPDAVMPLVVEANPRWSRAGDVLWALVEPVRGGGYRWEALADVERNVRRLRATGIEPTLIVQWSPSWAQSIPGKLCSAPRPDTIGEFAAFMRAVAQRFSSGDLRVDYWEIWNEPDFRPDEVKGDEGFGCWATYAAPYYGGDYYGQVLRAVYPAVKAGNPNAQVWGGALMHRWPDDTQTLGFVRGMLAAGAANSFDALSFHAYGEWGAGDRLLFKYWRLRRLLDEHGLNTKPMVATEIAATCTAPSICPPDFQRRQANYAARIYAQAIALSLLGAFWYPISFRGEGFLHSHLVDETDDGPTPRPSFYAFRNSARLLAGARYIGPPPVEPAPGQIGDVQVLTFEKGRNRLYVLWVPRTDFPVLYNLPVPPGVTAICTDQLNLSTPATYYCSDVNRDGLIPRAVNELPQYVEVVAP, via the coding sequence ATGGTTCGTTTTCTCCGTTTTTTTGTTGCAATCGTGCTGCTGGATGCGCTGGCGGCGGCTCTTCCAGCAGCGGCACAGCAGGAACCGCTTCCTGAGCGCCCCGGCGATCGCACAGTTGGTGACATGTTTCCAACCACGTTGCCGGTCGATGCCCCTGACTCAGGAATGCTAACCGGCATCCAGGCAGTGAGCCAGGTGTATCTGCCGCTCATCAGCATGCCGGCTCCTCCGAACCCATTCGGTTTTGATGTGCGCACCTATGCGCCGGACGCGGTGATGCCGCTGGTGGTCGAGGCGAATCCGCGCTGGTCGCGCGCCGGTGATGTGCTATGGGCGCTGGTCGAGCCGGTGCGCGGCGGCGGGTATCGCTGGGAGGCGCTTGCTGATGTCGAGCGCAATGTGCGCCGCCTGCGCGCGACAGGCATTGAGCCGACCCTGATTGTTCAGTGGTCGCCGTCATGGGCGCAGAGTATCCCCGGAAAGTTGTGCAGCGCACCGCGCCCTGATACGATCGGCGAGTTTGCCGCGTTTATGCGCGCAGTCGCGCAGCGCTTCTCCAGCGGCGATCTGCGGGTCGATTATTGGGAGATCTGGAATGAACCCGATTTTCGACCGGACGAAGTGAAGGGCGATGAGGGTTTTGGATGCTGGGCGACGTATGCAGCGCCATATTACGGTGGCGACTACTATGGTCAGGTGTTGCGCGCGGTGTACCCCGCCGTCAAAGCGGGCAATCCGAATGCGCAAGTGTGGGGTGGTGCACTGATGCATCGCTGGCCCGACGACACGCAGACGCTGGGGTTCGTGCGCGGCATGCTGGCGGCCGGTGCGGCGAACTCGTTCGATGCGCTCAGTTTCCATGCATATGGCGAATGGGGCGCCGGTGATCGTCTGCTCTTCAAGTACTGGCGTTTGCGTCGCCTGCTCGATGAGCATGGGCTAAACACAAAACCAATGGTTGCGACGGAAATTGCTGCGACATGCACGGCGCCCTCGATCTGTCCGCCCGACTTCCAGCGCCGCCAGGCAAATTATGCCGCTCGCATTTATGCACAGGCGATTGCGCTCAGCCTGCTGGGCGCCTTCTGGTATCCGATCTCGTTTCGTGGCGAAGGTTTTCTGCACAGCCACCTGGTCGATGAAACTGATGACGGACCGACGCCGCGCCCGTCGTTCTACGCCTTTCGCAACTCGGCGCGTTTGCTCGCAGGCGCACGCTACATTGGTCCACCGCCGGTCGAACCGGCGCCTGGTCAGATCGGTGATGTGCAGGTGCTGACGTTCGAGAAGGGGCGTAACCGTTTGTATGTGCTCTGGGTGCCGCGCACCGATTTTCCGGTGCTGTACAATCTTCCGGTTCCGCCCGGTGTCACGGCGATTTGCACCGATCAGTTGAACCTCTCGACTCCGGCGACGTACTATTGCTCTGATGTGAATCGTGATGGCCTCATTCCACGGGCAGTGAACGAATTGCCGCAGTATGTGGAAGTTGTGGCGCCGTAA
- a CDS encoding M48 metallopeptidase family protein, which yields MAEQRVITVDGVTLTVVIQRKKVKNINARLRHTTLSISAPHALDGAALDAAITSLARRLIQRLHKRHVNHEEDALKLVRQVAARFPESPMIERAEFTLTEARWGSYSAATRTVRLHALLRRMPRWVLEAVVAHEIAHAVYPDHSPAFWRLLRRVCPDTDRAQAFLDAVIWTAHVWNDLPPVERALLAGMPDEPNDA from the coding sequence ATGGCAGAGCAACGGGTGATCACCGTTGATGGTGTGACGCTTACAGTCGTCATCCAACGGAAGAAGGTCAAAAACATCAACGCCCGCCTGCGCCACACAACGCTTTCGATCAGCGCCCCCCACGCGCTGGATGGCGCTGCACTGGATGCGGCGATCACCTCCCTGGCGCGCCGCCTGATCCAGCGCCTTCACAAACGCCATGTCAACCACGAGGAAGACGCCCTGAAACTGGTGCGTCAGGTTGCTGCCCGCTTCCCCGAATCGCCAATGATTGAGCGCGCCGAATTTACGCTGACCGAAGCGCGATGGGGCAGTTACAGCGCCGCGACGCGCACGGTACGCCTGCATGCCCTCCTGCGGCGCATGCCACGCTGGGTGCTCGAAGCCGTTGTCGCGCACGAAATCGCCCACGCTGTTTACCCGGATCATTCACCTGCGTTCTGGCGATTGTTGCGCCGCGTCTGCCCCGATACCGATCGAGCGCAGGCATTTCTCGATGCTGTGATATGGACGGCGCACGTCTGGAACGATCTGCCGCCGGTCGAACGCGCGCTTCTGGCGGGAATGCCCGATGAACCCAATGATGCATGA
- a CDS encoding MFS transporter yields MPVLFGWRARLNQPADIQKQNERSVLIDGIGVGIVTGVSTFLGVFLTRLGASPFLVGLITALPALTGMLLAIPAGRFLERQRNMAPWYSIPRAMVQGSFILMGLIPFFANQQATTYAIIIIWALATIPQTIVNITFAVVMGAVAGPRRRQYLMSRRWSVLGATTAITVAVIGAFLDNVAFPLNYQIVFIASFVGGVLSFLFSRRLTIPDNPPPKEEIVRQSLRAYLTEMLSVLREPTPFSRFVISAFVFNLGMMMALPLFPLYWVRQLNASDFWIGLINTTNNGVLLIAYFIWTALTRRKGNVLVLRVCTFGLVLYPLLTALTPRVEPLVFYAALAGIFGAGLNLVLFDISLATASPERTASYIALYQLTTYIATLVAPLVGTLLADLFGYTPALLTGAALRCVGAILFVWLGVGVTTERPRAVQVT; encoded by the coding sequence ATGCCCGTCCTGTTCGGCTGGCGCGCCCGACTTAATCAGCCAGCAGACATCCAGAAGCAGAATGAACGAAGCGTCCTGATCGATGGCATCGGCGTCGGCATTGTCACCGGCGTTTCGACGTTCCTTGGCGTGTTCCTGACGCGCCTTGGCGCTTCACCGTTCCTCGTCGGGTTGATCACGGCGCTTCCGGCGCTGACCGGTATGCTCCTCGCCATTCCGGCCGGGCGCTTTCTTGAACGCCAGCGCAACATGGCGCCGTGGTACTCCATACCCCGCGCCATGGTCCAGGGATCGTTTATTCTGATGGGATTGATCCCCTTCTTTGCCAACCAGCAGGCAACCACGTATGCGATTATTATCATCTGGGCGCTGGCGACGATCCCACAAACGATTGTCAATATCACCTTCGCCGTGGTGATGGGCGCCGTGGCAGGACCGCGACGACGGCAGTATCTGATGAGTCGGCGCTGGTCGGTGCTTGGCGCGACGACAGCCATCACCGTTGCGGTAATCGGGGCGTTTCTCGACAATGTCGCCTTTCCGCTGAATTATCAGATCGTCTTCATCGCTTCGTTTGTGGGTGGCGTGCTGAGTTTCCTCTTTTCACGCCGCCTGACCATCCCTGACAATCCGCCGCCGAAGGAGGAGATTGTCCGACAATCATTGCGAGCGTATCTTACCGAGATGCTGTCGGTTTTGCGCGAACCGACGCCGTTCAGTCGCTTTGTTATCAGCGCGTTTGTCTTCAACCTGGGGATGATGATGGCGCTGCCGCTCTTTCCGCTCTACTGGGTGCGCCAGCTCAACGCTTCGGATTTCTGGATCGGGTTGATCAACACCACCAACAATGGCGTCCTGTTGATTGCCTACTTTATCTGGACGGCGCTCACGCGACGGAAGGGAAATGTACTGGTGCTGCGCGTCTGCACATTTGGACTGGTGCTCTATCCGTTGCTGACAGCGCTGACGCCGCGGGTCGAGCCGCTGGTCTTCTACGCGGCGCTGGCAGGCATCTTCGGCGCCGGGTTGAACCTGGTGCTATTCGACATTTCGCTGGCGACGGCGTCGCCCGAACGAACCGCATCGTACATCGCACTCTATCAGTTGACGACCTACATCGCAACGCTGGTCGCGCCGCTGGTTGGTACGCTGCTGGCGGATCTCTTCGGCTACACACCCGCGCTGCTGACCGGCGCAGCGCTCCGTTGTGTGGGCGCCATCCTTTTCGTCTGGTTAGGGGTGGGGGTGACAACCGAACGCCCCCGTGCTGTGCAGGTAACATAG
- a CDS encoding bifunctional enoyl-CoA hydratase/phosphate acetyltransferase, giving the protein MTEYIENRTFDEIKIGDRASLTRTLTKSDIELFAVMSGDVNPAHLDEEYARSDIFHKIIAHGMWGGALISTVLGTMLPGPGTIYLSQTLRFRRPVAIGDTITVAVTVTAKDAEKRRVTLDCQCTNQHGEVVISGSAEVLAPTEKVKRQRVSLPEVLLHKPGANYEAVIQRASMLGTVRAAVVFPAEPAALHGIIEATHANLIDPIIIGPEAPLRRVAETLDINLSAFRLEPTTDGRAAAARAVALARAGTVEAIVDPGVRYYGLLHELVARDTGIADHRRMSHIYAMDVPNYPRLLLITDAGMNTDPTLEEKRAIVQNAIDLALALGIEQPKVAILAAVETISPKLRSTLDAAALCKMVDRGQIVGGIVDGPLAFENAVSPEAARRAKLTSLVAGQADILVAPDLEAGTMLVQQLDHLANAQSAGIIVGGRVPVALPEPSGNPQSVLAACAMAVLVARNGTERQDDGMMG; this is encoded by the coding sequence ATGACAGAATATATCGAAAATCGCACCTTCGACGAAATCAAGATCGGCGATCGGGCATCGCTGACACGCACCCTGACCAAATCCGACATTGAGTTATTTGCGGTCATGTCCGGCGATGTCAATCCCGCGCATCTCGATGAGGAGTATGCCCGCAGCGACATCTTCCACAAGATCATCGCTCACGGCATGTGGGGCGGGGCGCTGATCTCGACCGTGCTCGGCACGATGCTCCCCGGTCCCGGCACCATCTACCTGAGCCAGACGCTGCGCTTCCGCCGTCCGGTCGCCATCGGCGACACGATCACCGTGGCGGTCACGGTGACGGCCAAAGATGCGGAGAAGCGCCGGGTGACGCTCGACTGCCAGTGTACCAACCAGCATGGCGAAGTCGTCATCAGTGGCAGCGCCGAGGTGCTCGCACCCACCGAGAAGGTCAAGCGTCAACGGGTCAGTCTGCCCGAAGTATTGCTGCACAAACCCGGCGCAAACTACGAAGCGGTCATTCAACGCGCATCAATGCTGGGAACGGTGCGCGCGGCAGTGGTGTTCCCTGCTGAGCCGGCTGCGCTTCATGGCATTATCGAAGCAACCCACGCAAACCTGATCGATCCGATTATTATCGGACCCGAAGCGCCGCTGCGACGAGTGGCGGAAACGCTGGACATCAACCTGAGCGCCTTCCGCCTCGAACCGACAACCGACGGTCGAGCCGCAGCCGCGCGGGCCGTCGCTCTGGCGCGCGCCGGAACCGTCGAGGCAATTGTCGATCCTGGGGTGCGCTATTACGGACTTTTGCACGAACTGGTCGCGCGCGACACCGGTATCGCCGACCATCGGCGCATGAGCCATATTTACGCCATGGACGTTCCCAACTACCCTCGCTTGCTCCTGATTACCGACGCAGGAATGAACACCGACCCAACCCTGGAAGAGAAGCGGGCAATCGTGCAGAATGCCATCGATCTGGCGTTGGCGCTCGGCATCGAACAACCGAAAGTCGCCATCCTCGCCGCAGTCGAGACGATCAGCCCGAAACTTCGTTCAACGCTCGATGCCGCAGCGCTATGCAAGATGGTCGACCGCGGGCAGATCGTCGGCGGCATTGTGGACGGACCGCTTGCTTTCGAGAATGCCGTTTCACCGGAAGCGGCACGGCGGGCAAAACTGACCTCATTGGTCGCAGGTCAGGCGGATATTCTCGTTGCGCCAGACCTGGAAGCAGGTACGATGCTGGTGCAACAACTTGATCACCTGGCAAATGCGCAATCTGCGGGCATTATCGTTGGCGGGCGCGTACCGGTGGCATTACCCGAACCAAGCGGGAACCCGCAGAGTGTTCTGGCAGCATGCGCAATGGCGGTGCTGGTCGCACGGAATGGCACAGAACGGCAGGACGACGGGATGATGGGATGA